The following proteins come from a genomic window of Corynebacterium crudilactis:
- the ctaD gene encoding cytochrome c oxidase subunit I, which translates to MTAVAPRVDGHVAPQRPEPTGHARTGSKAWMMMTTTDHKQLGIMYIIMSFSFFFLGGLMALLIRAELFTPGLQFLSNEQFNQLFTMHGTVMLLLYGTPIVWGFANYVLPLQIGAPDVAFPRLNAFGFWITTVGGIAMLTGFLTPGGAADFGWTMYSPLSDAIHSPGLGSDMWIVGVGATGIGSVASAINMLTTILCLRAPGMTMFRMPIFTWNIFIVSVLALLIFPLLLAAALGVLYDRKLGGHIYDPANGGSLLWQHLFWFFGHPEVYVLALPFFGIVSEIIPVFSRKPMFGYVGLIFATLSIGALSMAVWAHHMFVTGAVLLPFFSFMTFLISVPTGVKFFNWVGTMWKGHITWETPMIWSVGFMATFLFGGLTGIMLAAPPLDFHLSDSYFLIAHFHYTLFGTVVFASCAGVYFWFPKMTGRMLDERLGKIHFWLTFVGFHGTFLIQHWVGNMGMPRRYADYLDSDGFTIYNQISTVFSFLLGLSVIPFVWNVFKSWRYGELVTVDDPWGYGNSLEWATSCPPPRHNFTSLPRIRSERPAFELHYPHMIERMRAEAHTGHHDDQNAPELGTAPAHATNSGR; encoded by the coding sequence ATGACCGCTGTGGCGCCTAGGGTCGACGGGCACGTCGCCCCACAAAGGCCCGAGCCGACAGGCCATGCACGCACGGGCAGCAAAGCATGGATGATGATGACCACCACCGACCACAAGCAGCTGGGCATTATGTACATCATTATGTCCTTCAGCTTCTTCTTCCTCGGTGGCTTGATGGCCCTGCTTATCCGCGCAGAGCTTTTCACCCCTGGTCTGCAGTTCTTGTCCAATGAGCAGTTCAACCAGCTGTTCACCATGCACGGAACTGTCATGCTGCTGCTTTACGGAACTCCAATCGTTTGGGGTTTCGCTAACTACGTTCTGCCACTGCAAATCGGTGCGCCTGACGTAGCTTTCCCACGTTTGAACGCTTTCGGCTTCTGGATCACCACCGTTGGTGGTATTGCAATGCTGACTGGCTTCCTAACCCCGGGTGGTGCTGCTGACTTCGGTTGGACCATGTACTCCCCACTTTCTGACGCTATTCACTCCCCAGGCCTTGGCTCTGACATGTGGATCGTCGGCGTTGGTGCAACAGGTATTGGTTCCGTTGCATCCGCAATTAACATGCTGACCACCATCCTGTGCCTCCGCGCACCAGGTATGACCATGTTCCGCATGCCAATCTTCACCTGGAACATCTTCATTGTTTCTGTTCTTGCACTGCTGATCTTCCCACTGTTGCTTGCTGCTGCACTGGGCGTTCTGTATGACCGCAAGCTTGGTGGACACATCTACGATCCAGCTAACGGTGGCTCCCTGCTTTGGCAACACCTGTTCTGGTTCTTCGGACACCCAGAGGTTTACGTTCTTGCACTGCCATTCTTCGGCATCGTGTCTGAGATCATTCCTGTGTTCTCCCGTAAGCCAATGTTCGGTTACGTCGGCCTGATCTTCGCAACCCTGTCCATTGGTGCACTATCCATGGCTGTGTGGGCTCACCACATGTTCGTGACCGGTGCGGTTTTGCTACCGTTCTTCTCCTTCATGACGTTCCTGATTTCGGTTCCTACCGGCGTTAAGTTCTTCAACTGGGTGGGCACCATGTGGAAGGGCCACATCACTTGGGAAACCCCAATGATCTGGTCTGTTGGCTTCATGGCTACCTTCCTCTTCGGTGGACTTACCGGCATTATGCTGGCAGCCCCACCACTGGACTTCCACTTGTCTGACTCCTACTTCCTGATCGCGCACTTCCACTACACCCTCTTCGGTACCGTGGTGTTCGCATCTTGTGCAGGCGTTTACTTCTGGTTCCCGAAGATGACTGGCCGCATGCTCGATGAGCGTCTTGGCAAGATCCACTTCTGGTTGACCTTCGTTGGTTTCCACGGCACCTTCCTCATCCAGCACTGGGTGGGCAACATGGGTATGCCACGTCGTTACGCTGATTACCTGGATTCAGATGGCTTCACCATCTACAACCAGATTTCTACGGTCTTCTCCTTCCTCCTCGGCTTGTCTGTTATTCCATTCGTTTGGAACGTCTTCAAGTCTTGGCGCTATGGTGAGCTCGTTACCGTTGATGATCCTTGGGGTTATGGCAACTCCCTGGAGTGGGCAACCTCCTGCCCTCCTCCTCGCCACAACTTCACCTCCCTGCCTCGTATCCGCTCCGAGCGCCCTGCGTTCGAGCTGCACTACCCGCACATGATTGAACGCATGCGCGCAGAGGCACATACTGGACATCACGATGATCAGAATGCTCCAGAATTGGGTACTGCCCCGGCCCATGCAACTAACTCTGGCCGCTAA
- a CDS encoding FadR/GntR family transcriptional regulator, with protein MPPTPESPMNNPLGSAPTPAKPLLDSVLDELGQDIVSGKVAVGDTFKLMDIGERFGISRTVAREAMRALEQLGLVASSRRIGITVLPQNQWAVFDKSIIRWRLNDEGQREGQLQSLTELRIAIEPIAARSVALHASTAELEKIRALATEMRELGESGQGASQRFLEADVTFHELILRYCHNEMFAAVIPSISAVLVGRTEHGLQPDRPALEALDNHDKLADALLSRDADAAETASRNILNEVRSVLGTLN; from the coding sequence ATGCCCCCAACACCCGAAAGTCCTATGAATAATCCATTAGGTTCTGCTCCCACTCCAGCCAAGCCACTGCTCGATAGTGTTCTTGATGAACTCGGCCAAGACATTGTCAGTGGCAAGGTTGCTGTCGGTGACACTTTCAAACTGATGGACATCGGCGAGCGTTTTGGTATTTCTCGTACCGTTGCGCGTGAGGCTATGCGAGCTCTAGAACAACTTGGGCTTGTTGCATCTTCCCGTCGCATTGGTATCACTGTGCTGCCACAGAATCAGTGGGCTGTTTTTGATAAGTCCATCATCCGCTGGCGCCTTAATGATGAAGGTCAGCGTGAAGGCCAGCTGCAGTCACTTACTGAGCTGCGCATCGCTATTGAGCCAATTGCAGCACGCAGTGTTGCTCTCCACGCCTCGACTGCTGAATTAGAAAAGATTCGTGCGCTGGCAACAGAAATGCGTGAGCTAGGTGAATCTGGGCAGGGTGCATCACAGCGTTTCCTGGAAGCTGATGTCACCTTCCATGAACTCATTTTGCGTTATTGCCACAATGAGATGTTCGCTGCAGTGATTCCGTCGATAAGCGCGGTGCTTGTCGGGCGCACTGAGCATGGCCTGCAGCCTGATCGTCCAGCACTCGAGGCGCTTGATAATCACGATAAGCTTGCCGACGCCCTCCTGAGCCGTGATGCGGATGCCGCAGAAACTGCGTCCCGAAATATCCTCAATGAGGTGCGCAGCGTGCTGGGAACGCTCAACTAA
- the nrdF gene encoding class 1b ribonucleoside-diphosphate reductase subunit beta: protein MAADSDLSVHDAYLKEHVEPVKAINWSSIPDSKDLEVWDRLTGNFWLPEKVPVSNDIKSWGTLSEVEKAATMRVFTGLTLLDTIQGTVGAISLLPDAESMHEEAVLTNIAFMESVHAKSYSNIFMTLASTPEINDAFRWSEENENLQRKAKIILSYYEGEDPLKRKIASVILESFLFYSGFYLPMYWSSHSKLTNTADVIRLIIRDEAVHGYYIGYKYQKAIARETPQRQEELKEYAFDLLYDLYDNETQYTEDLYDDLGWTEDVKRFLRYNANKALNNLGYEGLFPADETKVSPNILSALSPNADENHDFFSGSGSSYVIGKAENTVDDDWDF from the coding sequence ATGGCTGCTGATTCTGATCTCAGTGTTCATGATGCTTATCTAAAGGAGCATGTGGAACCAGTTAAAGCGATCAACTGGAGCTCCATCCCAGATTCCAAAGACCTTGAGGTGTGGGACCGCCTGACCGGCAACTTCTGGCTTCCTGAAAAGGTGCCAGTATCTAATGACATTAAGAGCTGGGGAACCCTGAGTGAGGTGGAAAAGGCTGCCACCATGCGTGTGTTCACTGGCCTTACCCTGCTGGACACCATTCAGGGCACCGTTGGCGCTATCTCCTTGCTGCCTGATGCGGAATCCATGCACGAAGAAGCAGTGTTGACCAACATTGCTTTCATGGAATCAGTGCACGCGAAGAGCTACTCCAACATCTTCATGACTCTCGCATCTACCCCAGAAATCAACGACGCATTCCGTTGGTCTGAAGAAAACGAGAACCTGCAGCGCAAGGCAAAGATTATTTTGTCCTACTATGAGGGTGAGGATCCACTCAAGCGCAAGATTGCTTCCGTAATTCTGGAGTCCTTCCTGTTCTACTCCGGCTTCTACCTTCCAATGTATTGGTCTAGCCACTCCAAACTGACCAACACCGCTGACGTGATCCGCTTGATCATCCGCGATGAAGCTGTGCACGGCTACTACATTGGCTACAAGTATCAAAAGGCTATCGCGCGCGAAACTCCTCAGCGACAGGAAGAGCTGAAGGAGTACGCCTTCGATCTGCTCTATGATCTCTACGACAATGAGACTCAGTACACCGAAGATCTCTACGACGATCTTGGCTGGACTGAAGACGTGAAGCGCTTCCTGCGTTACAACGCCAACAAGGCGCTGAACAACCTTGGCTACGAAGGCCTCTTCCCAGCGGATGAGACTAAGGTGTCTCCAAACATCTTGTCTGCGCTTTCACCAAATGCTGATGAAAACCATGACTTCTTCTCTGGCTCTGGTTCTTCATACGTCATTGGTAAGGCAGAAAATACTGTTGATGATGACTGGGATTTCTAA
- a CDS encoding ferritin yields the protein MTINEKIASAFNNQVTAELEASMVYLQLSYVLDDLGLTGMRDWMQAQSKEEIEHAQKFAQHLLNRDYTPQIGDIAPPKLDVSTALEAFEASLAHEQKISGLIRELAAIQDAEKDYDSRALIDWFLNEQIEEEANVGEIIDRLRIVGDSGAGLLRIDGELGSR from the coding sequence ATGACAATCAACGAGAAGATCGCATCAGCTTTCAACAACCAAGTGACTGCAGAGCTTGAAGCTTCAATGGTGTACCTTCAGCTCTCCTACGTTCTAGACGATTTGGGCCTCACCGGCATGCGCGACTGGATGCAGGCACAGAGCAAAGAAGAGATCGAGCATGCACAGAAATTTGCTCAGCACCTTCTGAACCGTGACTACACCCCACAGATCGGAGATATCGCACCACCAAAGCTTGATGTCTCCACCGCGCTGGAAGCATTCGAAGCTTCCCTCGCACATGAGCAGAAGATCTCCGGACTTATCCGTGAGCTAGCTGCAATCCAGGATGCCGAGAAGGATTATGATTCCCGCGCATTGATCGATTGGTTCCTCAACGAGCAGATCGAAGAGGAAGCAAACGTCGGCGAGATCATCGACCGCCTCCGCATCGTCGGTGATTCCGGTGCAGGACTCCTCCGCATCGATGGTGAGCTCGGCTCCCGCTAA